One genomic region from Natrinema caseinilyticum encodes:
- a CDS encoding acyl-CoA dehydrogenase family protein codes for MEFGLTEEQQQIREEVRRFAENEIDPNAEKYDTEETFPHEIVDKAAEMGLVGSTIPIEYGGAGYSTLESVIIAEELFSHDPGIALSIMACSFGTEAIREFGTEEQKERFLEPVAAGEKISGAAISEPDTGSDVSSVSTRAEKDGDEWVINGNKMWITNGTVGDFFVALCKTDPDAEGRYDGFSQIVIESDRDGFSSEKITGKLGIRASDTAELILDDVRVPEENLIGEQDAAFLQQMHFFDATRTGVAAQGLGIAKGALGAALEYAEDREQFGKSISEFQAIQHKLADMATKTEAARNLTYKAAWNVDQGNDITKLASMAKEYASRVAVDVSNEAVQIHGGAGYVNDFPVERFYRDSKITQIYEGTTEIQKNVISRELLNE; via the coding sequence ATGGAATTCGGGCTCACCGAAGAACAGCAACAGATCCGCGAAGAAGTCCGCCGATTCGCCGAGAACGAAATCGACCCCAACGCCGAAAAATACGATACGGAAGAGACGTTCCCTCACGAGATCGTCGACAAAGCCGCAGAGATGGGTCTCGTCGGTTCCACGATCCCCATCGAATACGGCGGTGCCGGGTACTCGACCCTCGAGTCCGTGATCATCGCCGAGGAACTGTTCTCGCACGATCCGGGTATCGCGCTCTCGATTATGGCCTGTTCGTTCGGGACGGAGGCCATCCGCGAGTTCGGGACCGAAGAGCAGAAAGAACGATTCCTCGAGCCGGTCGCGGCCGGCGAGAAGATCTCCGGCGCGGCGATTTCCGAACCCGACACCGGCTCCGACGTGTCGTCGGTCTCGACGCGCGCGGAAAAGGACGGCGACGAGTGGGTGATCAACGGAAACAAGATGTGGATCACCAACGGGACCGTCGGCGACTTCTTCGTCGCGCTCTGTAAGACCGACCCCGACGCCGAGGGTCGATACGACGGCTTCAGTCAGATCGTCATCGAATCCGACCGCGACGGCTTCAGTTCGGAGAAGATCACCGGCAAACTCGGCATCCGTGCCTCCGACACCGCTGAACTCATCCTCGACGACGTCCGCGTTCCCGAGGAGAACCTCATCGGCGAACAGGACGCCGCGTTCCTCCAGCAGATGCACTTCTTCGACGCCACCCGCACCGGCGTCGCCGCACAGGGCCTCGGCATCGCGAAGGGCGCACTCGGAGCCGCCCTCGAGTACGCCGAGGACCGCGAACAGTTCGGCAAGTCCATCTCGGAGTTCCAGGCCATCCAGCACAAACTCGCCGACATGGCCACGAAGACGGAGGCCGCACGCAATCTGACTTACAAGGCGGCCTGGAACGTCGATCAGGGCAACGACATCACGAAACTCGCCTCGATGGCCAAGGAGTACGCCTCCCGCGTCGCCGTCGACGTCTCCAACGAGGCCGTCCAGATCCACGGTGGCGCCGGCTACGTCAACGACTTCCCCGTCGAGCGGTTCTACCGCGACTCGAAGATCACCCAGATCTACGAGGGGACGACCGAGATCCAGAAGAACGTCATCTCGCGCGAACTGCTGAACGAATAG
- a CDS encoding helix-turn-helix domain-containing protein produces the protein MREFVFALEYDPGTNPVADVLEANPRTTVRSLSCHVTPESLWRVDRATGPETGIEALEAAYREPSYCADCLVRDDCGADCETQVLDRSRDELVVYTYWDRTDVCTSVPHLALEYLGEGLLFETYREGRRYRWRIVLGSDAPIGDFFDALGDEVGECAGMEMIRLTELDPNRERLGSVDSLPVEQRTTLQAAVERGYYETPRRIDLSELADELEVPRSTLSYRLRRAEASLATAFVADDDSLEAITTGE, from the coding sequence ATGAGAGAGTTCGTCTTCGCTCTCGAGTACGATCCCGGGACGAACCCGGTCGCGGACGTCCTCGAGGCCAATCCGCGGACGACGGTTCGGTCGTTGTCGTGTCACGTCACGCCCGAGAGCCTCTGGCGAGTCGACCGCGCGACAGGGCCCGAGACGGGAATCGAGGCCCTCGAGGCGGCATACCGCGAACCGTCGTACTGTGCTGACTGTCTGGTTCGGGACGATTGCGGCGCAGACTGCGAGACGCAGGTCCTCGATCGCTCGCGGGACGAACTCGTCGTCTACACGTACTGGGATCGGACCGACGTCTGTACGTCGGTTCCCCACCTCGCGCTCGAGTATCTCGGTGAGGGACTCCTGTTCGAGACGTATCGGGAGGGGCGACGCTACCGTTGGCGGATCGTCCTCGGGAGCGACGCGCCGATCGGCGACTTCTTCGACGCGCTCGGCGACGAAGTCGGCGAATGCGCCGGAATGGAAATGATCCGCCTGACCGAACTCGATCCGAATCGCGAACGGCTCGGGTCGGTGGATTCGTTGCCCGTCGAGCAGCGGACCACGTTACAGGCCGCGGTCGAACGCGGGTATTACGAGACCCCGCGTCGAATCGACCTCTCCGAACTCGCCGACGAACTGGAGGTGCCGCGATCGACCCTCTCCTATCGGCTCCGGCGGGCCGAAGCGAGCCTCGCAACCGCGTTCGTCGCCGACGACGATTCGCTCGAGGCGATCACGACCGGGGAGTGA
- a CDS encoding heavy metal translocating P-type ATPase translates to MSDASPPTPSDADEGADSSRTLELRIPDMDCSSCAGKVTTSVDRLEGVDDLDARVTSGRLVVEYDPAQTSVDAIRKRVRAAGYEIEDEYRSGNGDGDRDGETELTVSVPDMDCASCATKVETALEGAEGVGTIETRPTSGRVTVTVEGGTGPETVTDAIGAAGYDAVPLGAERDPLGGEDPVWKSRRAGITGIGAVLVAVGMALEFVFTGANPTLFDVAGRSVDLSAALFIVTAAVAGAPIFRNGYYSARNLSLDIDFLMSVGIVAAVAAAHSFEGAMLAVLFSIAELLERFSMDRARDSLRELMDLSPETATVKGPDGAEETIPAADVEIGDVVVVRPGEKIPADGVVRRGESAVDESPITGESVPADKTEGDDVFAGTIAESGYLEIEVEHAARDSTIAKIVRLVEDAERERTEREQFVDRFAGVYTPLVVALALAVAAGPPLLVGASWDVWFLRGLTLLVIACPCAFVISTPVSVVSGITSAARNGVLIKSGRSLEAVAESEVLAIDKTGTITTGDLSVTDVVPLDGADEADVLARAAAVERRSEHPLGRAIVGHAEERGLDADGATVSGFEALTGKGVRADIDGRTHYVGKPALFEGMAGLEHTHATTDGGATLGTETAEAAEGDSRPDCERGHCSDVAGEIVPRLESEGKTVVVVGTEDGPVGVVAVADRVRPDAAWAISRLRERGVRVVMLTGDNEGTASAIADQVGIDEYHAGLLPDEKLEWIRQLGSERSEGGGADTEAESGDRVAMVGDGINDAPALTTADVGIAMGAAGTDTALETADVALMGDDLTRLPYLFRLSRTANGVIRQNIWASLAVKAILAVGAPIGLVTVIHAVVIGDMGMSIGVTGNAMRLADVEPETPTPAEGAPTER, encoded by the coding sequence ATGAGTGATGCTTCGCCGCCGACGCCATCGGACGCCGACGAGGGCGCGGACTCGAGTCGGACCCTCGAACTCCGGATTCCGGACATGGACTGTTCGTCCTGTGCCGGGAAAGTGACGACCAGCGTCGACCGACTCGAGGGGGTCGACGACCTGGACGCGCGAGTGACCAGCGGCCGACTCGTCGTCGAATACGACCCGGCGCAAACGAGTGTGGACGCGATCCGCAAGCGCGTCCGCGCGGCGGGCTACGAGATCGAGGACGAGTACCGGTCCGGGAACGGAGACGGAGACAGGGACGGGGAGACCGAACTGACGGTATCGGTCCCCGATATGGACTGTGCCTCGTGTGCGACGAAAGTCGAAACCGCACTCGAGGGGGCTGAGGGCGTCGGCACGATCGAGACGCGACCGACGTCGGGCCGCGTGACAGTGACGGTCGAGGGCGGAACGGGCCCGGAAACGGTTACCGACGCGATCGGAGCGGCGGGGTACGACGCGGTCCCCCTCGGCGCCGAACGCGATCCGTTGGGTGGCGAGGACCCAGTCTGGAAGAGCCGACGAGCCGGTATCACCGGAATCGGTGCGGTTCTCGTCGCCGTCGGGATGGCCCTCGAGTTCGTCTTCACTGGCGCAAATCCGACGCTGTTCGACGTTGCCGGTCGGAGCGTCGACCTCTCGGCGGCGCTGTTTATCGTCACTGCAGCCGTCGCCGGCGCGCCGATCTTCCGGAACGGCTACTACTCCGCGCGGAACCTGAGCCTCGACATCGATTTCCTGATGAGCGTCGGCATCGTCGCCGCGGTTGCCGCCGCGCATTCGTTCGAGGGCGCGATGCTCGCCGTCCTGTTCAGCATCGCCGAACTGCTCGAGCGGTTCTCGATGGATCGGGCGCGGGATTCGTTGCGGGAACTGATGGACCTCTCGCCTGAGACGGCCACGGTGAAGGGCCCGGACGGGGCCGAGGAGACGATTCCGGCGGCCGACGTCGAGATCGGAGACGTCGTCGTCGTTCGTCCGGGCGAGAAGATACCCGCCGATGGCGTCGTCCGCCGGGGAGAGAGTGCCGTCGACGAGTCGCCGATTACGGGCGAAAGCGTCCCGGCGGACAAGACGGAGGGCGACGACGTCTTCGCCGGCACCATCGCCGAATCGGGATACCTCGAGATCGAGGTCGAGCACGCGGCGAGGGACTCGACGATCGCGAAGATCGTTCGATTGGTCGAGGACGCCGAGCGCGAGCGGACCGAGCGCGAACAGTTCGTCGACCGGTTCGCGGGCGTCTACACGCCGCTCGTCGTCGCGCTCGCGCTCGCGGTCGCCGCCGGGCCGCCGCTACTGGTCGGTGCGTCCTGGGACGTGTGGTTCCTGCGCGGACTGACGCTGCTGGTCATCGCCTGTCCCTGCGCGTTCGTCATCTCGACGCCGGTCAGCGTCGTCTCGGGGATCACGAGCGCGGCGCGCAACGGCGTCTTGATCAAAAGCGGGCGCTCTCTCGAGGCCGTCGCCGAGAGCGAGGTCCTGGCGATCGACAAGACCGGTACCATCACGACCGGTGACCTGTCGGTGACCGACGTCGTCCCGCTCGACGGTGCCGACGAGGCCGACGTGCTCGCGCGGGCGGCCGCGGTCGAACGCCGAAGCGAACACCCGCTGGGACGAGCGATCGTCGGCCACGCCGAGGAGCGGGGGCTCGACGCCGACGGAGCCACCGTGTCGGGGTTCGAGGCGCTGACCGGAAAAGGCGTCCGCGCCGATATCGACGGACGGACTCATTACGTCGGCAAACCGGCGCTCTTCGAGGGGATGGCCGGTCTCGAGCACACCCACGCGACGACCGACGGCGGGGCGACGCTCGGGACGGAGACGGCCGAGGCCGCCGAGGGGGACTCACGGCCCGACTGCGAGCGCGGGCACTGTTCCGACGTGGCCGGGGAAATCGTCCCGCGACTCGAGTCCGAGGGCAAGACCGTCGTGGTCGTCGGCACCGAGGACGGACCGGTGGGTGTCGTCGCCGTCGCGGATCGAGTTCGCCCCGACGCAGCGTGGGCCATTTCGCGACTGCGAGAACGGGGCGTTCGCGTCGTGATGCTCACCGGCGACAACGAGGGCACTGCGAGCGCGATCGCGGACCAGGTCGGGATCGACGAGTACCACGCCGGATTGCTCCCCGACGAGAAACTCGAGTGGATCCGGCAACTCGGTAGCGAGCGGTCCGAGGGTGGCGGAGCGGACACCGAAGCCGAGAGCGGCGACCGGGTCGCCATGGTCGGCGACGGCATCAACGACGCGCCCGCGCTGACGACGGCCGACGTCGGCATCGCCATGGGCGCGGCCGGGACCGACACGGCGCTCGAGACGGCCGACGTCGCGCTGATGGGTGACGATCTCACCCGGTTGCCGTACCTCTTCCGACTCTCGCGGACGGCAAACGGCGTCATCCGGCAGAACATCTGGGCGAGCCTGGCCGTGAAGGCGATTCTCGCCGTGGGCGCCCCGATCGGACTCGTGACGGTGATTCACGCGGTCGTCATCGGCGACATGGGAATGAGCATCGGTGTGACCGGAAACGCGATGCGGCTCGCGGACGTCGAACCCGAAACGCCGACGCCAGCCGAGGGCGCCCCGACCGAACGGTAA
- a CDS encoding DNA-3-methyladenine glycosylase family protein yields MREEAHTVLRRDPVMADLIERHDPYDEPDWDEYERLCISIINQQLSTASAAAVRERVFDLLEGDVTPAAVLAADEAALRDAGLSRSKVEYVRNAAHAFRENDYTRTGLASHSDDEVVDLLTEIKGIGAWTARMYLLFVLERPDVLPLGDLAVRRGIEQLYGNGAELSRDEMREIADPWRPYRSVATRYIWAEYESD; encoded by the coding sequence ATGAGAGAAGAGGCACACACCGTCCTCCGGCGGGACCCCGTGATGGCGGATCTCATCGAGCGACACGATCCCTACGACGAACCGGACTGGGACGAGTACGAGCGGCTCTGTATCTCCATCATCAACCAGCAACTCTCGACGGCGAGCGCGGCGGCCGTCCGGGAGCGCGTGTTCGACCTCCTCGAGGGGGACGTGACGCCGGCCGCGGTGCTTGCAGCGGACGAAGCGGCGCTCCGGGACGCGGGGCTCTCTCGGAGCAAGGTCGAGTACGTACGAAACGCGGCCCACGCCTTTCGGGAGAACGATTACACGCGAACGGGGCTCGCCTCTCACTCCGACGACGAGGTCGTCGACCTCCTCACCGAGATCAAAGGAATCGGCGCGTGGACCGCGCGCATGTATCTGTTGTTCGTCCTCGAGCGCCCCGACGTGTTGCCCCTCGGTGATCTCGCCGTTCGTCGCGGTATCGAACAACTGTACGGAAACGGCGCGGAACTGAGCCGCGACGAGATGCGCGAGATCGCCGACCCGTGGCGACCGTACCGGAGCGTCGCGACCCGATACATCTGGGCCGAGTACGAATCCGATTGA
- the katG gene encoding catalase/peroxidase HPI, translating into MQGPDHDWWPNQLNVEILDQNAHQIDPIGEEFDYGEAFETLDLESVKADIEDVMTTSQDWWPADYGHYGPLFIRMAWHSAGTYRTTDGRGGASGGRQRLAPLNSWPDNANLDKARRLLWPVKQKYGRRLSWGDLIVLAGNVALESMGFETFGFAGGREDDFAPDKAVDWGPEDEMEASNRFDEDGELEDPLGATVMGLIYVNPEGPDGEPDPEASAENIRESFGRMAMNDEETVALIAGGHTFGKVHGADDPDEHVGPEPEAAPIEEQGLGWENEHGSGRGTDTITSGIEGPWNTTPTQWDMGYIDNLLEYNWWPERGPGGAWQWTTQNGELDDAAPGVEDPSEKEDVMMLTTDIALKRDPDYRAILERFRENPREFQETFAKAWYKLIHRDMGPPERFLGPEVPDEEMLWQDPLPDADYDLIGEDEIADLEAEILESDLPLSQLVKTAWASASTYRDSDKRGGANGARLRLEPQKSWEVNEPDELETVLSTYEAIQEDFNSSRADGTRVSLADLIVLGGCAAVEQAAEDAGYDVDVPFEPGRTDASQEQTDVDSFEALEPNADGFRNYLGDEADRKAEELLVDKAHLLDLTADEMTVLVGGMRALDANYQQSDLGVFTDQPETLTNDFFVNLLSMDTEWEPASPAEDVFEGRDRETGELTWKGTRVDLIFGSHSRLRAIAEVYGSDDAEEKFVRDFVDAWDKVMSLDRFDLE; encoded by the coding sequence ATGCAAGGGCCAGACCACGACTGGTGGCCGAATCAGTTGAACGTGGAGATTCTCGACCAGAACGCTCACCAGATCGATCCGATCGGCGAGGAGTTCGATTACGGCGAGGCGTTCGAGACACTCGACCTCGAGTCCGTGAAGGCGGATATCGAAGACGTGATGACGACGTCACAGGATTGGTGGCCGGCAGACTACGGCCACTACGGGCCGCTTTTCATCCGGATGGCGTGGCACAGCGCCGGCACGTACCGCACCACCGATGGCCGCGGCGGCGCGTCCGGGGGTCGCCAACGGCTCGCGCCGCTCAACAGTTGGCCCGACAACGCGAATCTCGACAAGGCGCGCCGGCTGCTCTGGCCGGTCAAACAGAAGTACGGCCGCAGACTCTCGTGGGGCGACCTGATCGTTCTGGCGGGGAACGTCGCCCTCGAGTCGATGGGCTTCGAGACGTTCGGCTTCGCCGGCGGCCGCGAGGACGACTTCGCGCCCGACAAGGCCGTCGACTGGGGGCCCGAAGACGAGATGGAAGCGTCCAATCGCTTCGACGAGGACGGAGAGCTCGAGGATCCTCTCGGTGCCACCGTGATGGGCCTGATCTACGTGAACCCGGAGGGGCCGGACGGTGAACCGGATCCCGAAGCGTCGGCGGAGAACATTCGGGAGTCGTTCGGCCGCATGGCGATGAACGACGAGGAAACGGTCGCGCTCATCGCCGGCGGCCACACGTTCGGGAAAGTCCACGGCGCCGACGACCCCGACGAACACGTCGGCCCCGAGCCCGAAGCGGCCCCCATCGAGGAGCAGGGCCTCGGCTGGGAGAACGAACACGGCTCCGGAAGGGGAACCGACACGATCACCAGCGGGATCGAGGGCCCGTGGAACACCACGCCGACCCAGTGGGACATGGGCTACATCGACAACCTCCTCGAGTACAATTGGTGGCCCGAACGGGGCCCCGGCGGTGCCTGGCAGTGGACCACGCAGAACGGCGAACTGGACGACGCCGCACCGGGCGTCGAGGATCCGTCGGAGAAAGAAGACGTGATGATGCTCACGACGGACATCGCGCTGAAGCGGGATCCGGACTACCGCGCGATCCTCGAGCGCTTCCGCGAGAATCCCCGGGAGTTCCAGGAGACCTTCGCGAAGGCGTGGTACAAGCTGATCCACCGCGACATGGGCCCGCCGGAGCGGTTCCTCGGTCCGGAGGTTCCCGACGAGGAGATGCTCTGGCAGGACCCGCTCCCCGACGCCGACTACGACCTGATCGGTGAGGACGAGATTGCCGATCTCGAAGCGGAGATCCTCGAGTCGGACCTCCCCCTCTCTCAGCTGGTCAAGACCGCCTGGGCGTCGGCGTCGACGTACCGCGACAGCGACAAACGCGGTGGAGCGAACGGGGCCCGACTTCGCCTCGAACCCCAGAAGAGCTGGGAAGTCAACGAGCCCGACGAGCTCGAGACGGTGCTGTCGACTTACGAAGCGATCCAGGAGGACTTCAACAGTTCGCGGGCCGACGGCACGAGGGTCTCGCTCGCCGACCTGATCGTGCTGGGCGGCTGCGCAGCCGTCGAGCAGGCGGCGGAAGACGCCGGGTACGACGTGGACGTCCCGTTCGAACCGGGACGGACGGACGCCTCGCAAGAGCAGACCGACGTCGACTCGTTCGAAGCGCTGGAACCGAACGCGGACGGGTTCCGGAACTACCTCGGCGACGAGGCTGACCGCAAGGCAGAGGAATTGCTGGTCGACAAGGCGCACCTCCTCGACTTGACGGCCGACGAGATGACGGTGCTGGTCGGCGGCATGCGCGCGCTGGATGCGAACTACCAGCAGTCCGACCTCGGTGTCTTCACCGACCAGCCGGAGACGTTGACCAACGATTTCTTCGTGAACCTGCTCAGCATGGACACGGAGTGGGAACCGGCCTCGCCGGCCGAAGACGTGTTCGAAGGGCGCGACCGCGAAACGGGCGAACTCACGTGGAAGGGAACCCGCGTGGATCTCATCTTCGGTTCGCACTCCCGGCTTCGGGCCATCGCGGAAGTCTACGGATCCGACGACGCAGAGGAGAAGTTCGTGCGCGACTTCGTCGACGCGTGGGACAAGGTGATGAGCCTCGATCGCTTCGACCTCGAGTAA
- a CDS encoding RimK family alpha-L-glutamate ligase, which produces MAVADPVTVGVLSLHTSKETKAILNAVEDLGHDTEWLRSENTTISVVDGSPVLEPSVDVIANRMLLSNTEQPAEELGLANAFSRLVPTLNEPSAVMTAMHKLSTATALASDDIRTPDVTLALSAEQLTAARERYGEEAVYKTAIGTHGGGTWKVGPDDPINAKVGNRYAFLQELVDQEGVPNRDLRVYVVGDDIVGAMYRYAPENDWRTNVALGGSVEDATDDLPEEAGEMARRAATVVGLDYAGVDLVEGDEGWFVLEVNPTAGFKGLYQATQVSPAPYIAQMAIERAGGEVDEERVAELTSILDDSRPTAQPSEAVSQNSEPAVIGYTEEVVLSGTSGSKSVLAKSDTGATRTSIDTSLAADIGAGPIKSITRIRSGSSKSAKSRPVVDVVVGVGGNQHTVTASVEDRSHMDYPVLLGRDILENYQVDVSRRIDGDAGDTPEEEE; this is translated from the coding sequence ATGGCCGTCGCCGATCCCGTTACTGTCGGGGTATTGAGTCTTCATACGAGCAAGGAAACGAAAGCGATTCTCAACGCCGTCGAGGATCTCGGGCACGACACCGAGTGGCTCAGAAGCGAGAACACGACCATCAGCGTCGTGGACGGAAGCCCGGTCCTCGAACCGTCGGTCGACGTGATCGCGAATCGGATGCTGTTATCGAACACGGAACAGCCCGCGGAGGAACTCGGACTTGCGAACGCGTTCTCGCGTTTGGTCCCGACGCTCAACGAGCCAAGCGCGGTGATGACGGCGATGCACAAGCTCTCGACCGCCACGGCGCTCGCGTCGGACGACATCAGAACGCCCGACGTTACGCTGGCGCTCAGCGCCGAACAGTTGACCGCCGCACGGGAGCGCTACGGAGAGGAGGCGGTGTACAAGACCGCGATCGGGACGCACGGAGGGGGCACGTGGAAGGTCGGGCCCGACGATCCGATCAACGCGAAGGTCGGCAACCGGTACGCCTTCTTGCAGGAACTCGTCGATCAGGAAGGCGTCCCCAATCGCGACCTGCGGGTCTACGTCGTCGGCGACGATATCGTGGGCGCGATGTACCGCTACGCACCCGAGAACGACTGGCGGACCAACGTCGCCCTCGGCGGGTCGGTGGAGGACGCGACCGACGACCTCCCGGAGGAAGCGGGCGAGATGGCCCGCCGCGCGGCAACCGTCGTCGGACTCGATTACGCCGGCGTCGACCTCGTCGAGGGTGACGAGGGCTGGTTCGTCCTCGAGGTCAACCCGACGGCCGGGTTCAAAGGGCTCTATCAGGCGACGCAGGTGAGTCCGGCACCGTACATCGCTCAGATGGCGATCGAACGCGCCGGCGGGGAGGTCGACGAGGAACGCGTCGCGGAACTCACGAGCATCCTCGACGATTCCCGACCGACGGCCCAACCGTCGGAAGCGGTGTCACAGAACTCGGAACCGGCCGTGATCGGATACACGGAGGAAGTGGTTCTCTCGGGGACCAGCGGCTCGAAATCCGTGCTGGCGAAGTCCGACACCGGTGCGACTCGGACGAGCATCGACACCAGTCTCGCCGCGGACATCGGTGCCGGCCCGATCAAATCCATCACGCGGATCCGATCGGGGAGTTCCAAGAGTGCCAAGAGCCGTCCCGTCGTGGACGTCGTCGTCGGCGTCGGCGGCAACCAGCACACCGTCACGGCGAGCGTCGAAGACCGCAGCCACATGGACTATCCCGTCCTGCTCGGCCGGGACATCCTCGAGAACTATCAAGTCGACGTCAGCCGCCGGATCGACGGCGACGCGGGCGATACGCCCGAAGAAGAGGAGTGA
- a CDS encoding flippase, whose protein sequence is MNREDHIVHGFKATLVARAIYMISSALLMFVLARFLLDPDGYGALYWAIGVLAIIQLFADLGLSRSVARYLSEYRETDPGQIPYLLKTTVTAKLVLITFVAYVLLLFHEWIANALGEPGAAPFLAAGVLYLVVYSGSTFAQVAFQGFNHLGYSAIVQAISGAGRLLFSVAFVLAGLGALGAFFGYIVGYALAAVIGIGILYYGFYRRHEAADEYEEGLSRRLLEYSVPLTATQSANVIDKQIDIVLVGLFLNPAAVAFYTLAKQITDFVLAPAASLGFTISPNFGEQKAADELAEARRIYETSLTNVLLLYIPAAVGLAIVARPFLTMIFGTDYAAAVPVLQVLTGFVVLQAITNLTSDSLDYLGRARARAVAKGATALANLGLNILLIPTIGVVGAAIATVATHSVYVAVNLYVVHTELSLNVGRLARTTGLICGITGVMGVAVLLITPMVSSLLMLFGAVTVGAVTWGVLAVLSGLVDPGQVRSVIG, encoded by the coding sequence ATGAACAGGGAGGATCACATCGTTCACGGCTTCAAGGCAACGCTCGTAGCGCGCGCGATCTACATGATCTCGAGCGCGCTGCTCATGTTCGTACTGGCGAGATTTCTGCTCGACCCGGACGGCTACGGCGCGCTGTACTGGGCGATCGGTGTACTGGCTATCATCCAGCTGTTCGCGGATCTCGGTCTCTCGCGGTCCGTCGCCCGATATCTCTCCGAGTACCGGGAGACGGATCCGGGACAGATTCCGTACCTTCTCAAGACGACGGTGACGGCCAAACTCGTCCTGATCACGTTCGTCGCGTACGTCCTGTTGCTCTTTCACGAGTGGATCGCGAACGCGCTCGGCGAACCCGGAGCGGCTCCGTTTCTCGCTGCCGGCGTGTTGTATCTCGTCGTCTACTCCGGGAGCACGTTCGCGCAAGTAGCGTTCCAGGGGTTCAACCATCTCGGCTACAGCGCGATCGTCCAGGCGATCAGCGGCGCGGGACGGCTGCTCTTCTCGGTCGCGTTCGTTCTCGCCGGACTCGGCGCGCTCGGCGCGTTCTTCGGATATATCGTCGGCTACGCCCTCGCCGCCGTCATCGGGATCGGTATCCTCTACTACGGGTTCTACAGGCGACACGAAGCGGCCGACGAGTACGAAGAGGGGCTCTCGCGGCGGCTGCTCGAGTACAGCGTCCCCCTGACGGCGACCCAGAGCGCGAACGTCATCGACAAACAGATCGACATCGTCCTGGTCGGACTGTTTCTCAACCCCGCTGCGGTCGCGTTCTATACCCTCGCAAAACAGATTACGGACTTCGTACTGGCGCCAGCGGCGTCGCTCGGGTTCACGATTTCGCCCAACTTCGGCGAACAGAAGGCCGCCGACGAACTCGCGGAGGCGAGACGGATCTACGAGACGTCGCTGACGAACGTCCTGTTGCTGTACATTCCGGCCGCGGTCGGCCTCGCGATCGTCGCACGGCCGTTCCTGACCATGATCTTCGGGACCGACTACGCGGCGGCGGTACCCGTCTTGCAGGTCCTCACCGGGTTCGTCGTGTTGCAGGCGATCACGAACCTGACCAGCGATAGCCTGGATTACCTCGGACGTGCTCGAGCGCGCGCCGTCGCGAAGGGTGCGACGGCGCTGGCCAACCTCGGGTTGAACATCCTGTTGATTCCGACGATCGGGGTCGTCGGCGCTGCGATCGCGACGGTCGCAACGCACTCCGTGTACGTGGCGGTGAACCTCTACGTCGTCCACACCGAACTCTCGCTGAACGTCGGTCGACTCGCCCGAACGACCGGCCTCATTTGCGGGATTACGGGCGTGATGGGGGTGGCGGTATTACTCATCACGCCGATGGTCTCGAGCCTGCTCATGCTTTTCGGGGCGGTCACCGTCGGTGCGGTCACCTGGGGCGTGCTCGCGGTGCTGAGCGGACTCGTCGACCCGGGGCAAGTCCGGTCGGTCATCGGGTGA
- a CDS encoding GNAT family N-acetyltransferase, producing MVIREATGTDADAIRSIAHESLNSTYTAFLEEDTIDAAVDQWYGDSFADDLEDDRVLFLVVERDGEIVGFSQSELVGQQATTGHLLWLHIHPDHRDGGTGVRLLVRTREALLEEGASEIQCFVLADNEGGNQFYRDHGFEQAGQREVEIGDATFTENVYVESDHEEDGSWDAIDEMTVDGETIYVSYGEAARGTKSPFYTAYRSPDRQNQYAWLCGNCDSIDNAMDAMGRIECNACGNRRKATRWDASYL from the coding sequence ATGGTAATTCGCGAGGCAACCGGCACCGACGCTGACGCGATTCGATCGATCGCTCACGAGTCGCTCAACTCGACCTACACCGCCTTCCTCGAGGAAGACACGATCGACGCCGCGGTCGACCAGTGGTACGGCGATTCGTTCGCCGACGACCTCGAGGACGATCGCGTCCTCTTTCTGGTCGTCGAACGGGACGGCGAGATCGTCGGCTTCTCCCAGAGCGAACTGGTCGGCCAGCAAGCCACGACCGGCCACCTCCTCTGGCTACACATTCATCCGGATCACCGCGACGGTGGAACCGGCGTCAGGCTGCTCGTTCGAACCCGCGAAGCGTTACTCGAGGAAGGCGCATCCGAGATTCAGTGTTTCGTGCTCGCGGACAACGAGGGTGGAAACCAGTTCTACCGGGACCACGGCTTCGAGCAGGCCGGCCAGCGCGAGGTCGAGATCGGCGACGCGACGTTCACCGAGAACGTGTACGTCGAGAGTGACCACGAGGAAGACGGCAGTTGGGACGCGATCGACGAAATGACGGTCGACGGCGAGACGATTTACGTGAGCTACGGCGAGGCCGCTCGCGGAACGAAATCGCCGTTTTACACGGCTTACCGATCGCCGGATCGGCAGAATCAGTACGCCTGGTTGTGCGGAAACTGCGACTCGATCGACAACGCGATGGACGCGATGGGACGAATCGAGTGCAACGCCTGCGGCAATCGCCGGAAAGCGACCCGGTGGGACGCCTCGTACCTGTGA